In one Myripristis murdjan chromosome 5, fMyrMur1.1, whole genome shotgun sequence genomic region, the following are encoded:
- the abhd14b gene encoding putative protein-lysine deacylase ABHD14B isoform X1, with amino-acid sequence MSSVKVTEGHVNVESSKTQLFYRQSEPATGEARMSVLLLHGIRFSSENWLKIGTLEELAKAGCRAVAIDLPGLGQSKSAEAPVAVGQLAPGGFLKEVCDGLGLSQVVVISPSLSGMYSLPFLFQHQELVQAYIPIAPICTEKFTAEQYQSIKLHLYKRMERHGPMPRKKELNLPRTQTFTLTHTHKKSTKINLKHFDFRSQTYQQCCIPFFLNFT; translated from the exons ATGTCGTCTGTTAAAGTGACTGAAGGGCATGTTAATGTGGAGTCTAGCAAGACGCAGCTGTTTTACAGGCAAAGTGAGCCTGCCACAGGGGAAGCTCGGATGTCAGTTTTGCTCCTTCATGGCATCCGTTTCTCATCAGAGAACTGGCTCAAGATTGGCACCCTGGAGGAGCTGGCCAAAGCAGGGTGCCGTGCCGTAGCCATTGACCTGCCAG GCCTCGGCCAGTCCAAGTCAGCAGAGGCCCCGGTAGCAGTGGGACAGCTCGCTCCGGGAGGGTTTCTCAAGGAGGTGTGTGACGGTCTGGGCCTGAGTCAAGTGGTGGTGATCAGCCCATCACTGAGTGGCATGTactcccttcccttcctcttccagCACCAGGAGCTCGTACAGGCCTACATCCCCATAGCTCCCATCTGCACCGAGAAGTTCACTGCAGAGCAGTACCAAAGCATAAAG cttcatcTGTACAAAAGAATGGAGCGACATGGACCAATGCCCAGAAAGAAGGAGCTAAATCTTCCGcgcacacaaacattcacactcacacacacgcacaagaaatcaacaaaaataaatttaaaacattttgacttcAGGTCTCAAACTTATCAGCAGTGctgtattcctttttttttaaacttcactTAA
- the abhd14b gene encoding putative protein-lysine deacylase ABHD14B isoform X2 encodes MSSVKVTEGHVNVESSKTQLFYRQSEPATGEARMSVLLLHGIRFSSENWLKIGTLEELAKAGCRAVAIDLPGLGQSKSAEAPVAVGQLAPGGFLKEVCDGLGLSQVVVISPSLSGMYSLPFLFQHQELVQAYIPIAPICTEKFTAEQYQSIKTSALIVYGDQDTQLGEVSLRNLSHLANHSVVVMKGAGHPCYLDDPDTWHKALIAFLETL; translated from the exons ATGTCGTCTGTTAAAGTGACTGAAGGGCATGTTAATGTGGAGTCTAGCAAGACGCAGCTGTTTTACAGGCAAAGTGAGCCTGCCACAGGGGAAGCTCGGATGTCAGTTTTGCTCCTTCATGGCATCCGTTTCTCATCAGAGAACTGGCTCAAGATTGGCACCCTGGAGGAGCTGGCCAAAGCAGGGTGCCGTGCCGTAGCCATTGACCTGCCAG GCCTCGGCCAGTCCAAGTCAGCAGAGGCCCCGGTAGCAGTGGGACAGCTCGCTCCGGGAGGGTTTCTCAAGGAGGTGTGTGACGGTCTGGGCCTGAGTCAAGTGGTGGTGATCAGCCCATCACTGAGTGGCATGTactcccttcccttcctcttccagCACCAGGAGCTCGTACAGGCCTACATCCCCATAGCTCCCATCTGCACCGAGAAGTTCACTGCAGAGCAGTACCAAAGCATAAAG ACCTCAGCTCTCATTGTTTATGGCGACCAGGACACTCAGCTTGGCGAGGTGTCGCTCCGCAATCTGAGCCAcctggccaatcacagcgtgGTGGTGATGAAAGGAGCAGGGCACCCTTGCTACCTGGACGACCCGGACACTTGGCACAAGGCTCTCATAGCCTTCCTCGAAACTCTGTGA
- the mst1 gene encoding hepatocyte growth factor-like protein, producing the protein MKLVLSWILLIVCNGLVVGYRSPLNDFQRSEGRELVPTPWNSARVVILPGLNLEDCATRCSQSLECRAFNYETRPSITCKHLPWVGDGDNAEVKRNVNCDLYEKKVYVRQCIVGKGEDYRGKVFMTKSGHTCQQWWSKFPHDHRWTPTATNGLELNFCRNPDGDRIGPWCYTTDPERRYESCNIPHCKDEVCITCNGEDYRGQVDHTVSGRECQRWDQQYPHQHIYQPEKYPDKSLDDNYCRNPDASPVPWCYTTDPEVERESCEISKCTVVPKKRHRSSYTTNCFRGRGEDYRGKVNETTSGIPCQRWDAQEPHEHPFYPNTYECKGLEENYCRNPDGSEAPWCFTSEPTMRTAFCLQIKRCADDIEAEDCYHENGKNYRGMVRKTRKGITCQKWNVNTPHQTKINPKTHPEANLTENYCRNPDEDQHGPWCYTTDPKTEFDYCAIKQCAGEKVSMIESAEQPQFNECGKRDDRPPPMMLRIVNGVPGNSPWTVSLRDRKGNHFCGGSLINPKWVISTKQCFSSCYVDLPGYSARMGTLFRDPQEGEPDVQTIPLTKIVCGPSESQLVMLQLAYPAQFNERVSPICLPPERYIVAEGTPCEIAGWGETKGTGDETVLNVAQIPVLSNKECNKYFRGRVRENEMCTSSFQGGVGACERDYGGPLACQNSDCWVLEGVIIPMRRCGHPGQPNIFIRVSVYVDWIKKVMEMT; encoded by the exons ATGAAACTGGTGCTGTCCTGGATTCTCCTGATAGTTTGCAACGGCCTGGTTGTCG GGTACCGCAGCCCACTGAATGACTTCCAGCGCTCTGAGGGGAGGGAGCTCGTTCCTACACCTTGGAACTCGGCTCGAGTGGTCATCTTACCCGGCCTGAACCTGGAGGACTGTGCCACACGCTGCTCGCAGTCTCTGGAGTGCAG GGCCTTCAACTATGAGACACGCCCCTCCATCACCTGCAAACATTTGCCCTGGGTGGGTGATGGGGACAACGCAGAGGTGAAGAGGAATGTTAACTGTGACCTTTATGAGAAGAAAG tCTACGTAAGGCAGTGCATCGTGGGTAAAGGAGAAGACTACCGAGGCAAAGTCTTTATGACAAAAAGTGGGCACACTTGCCAGCAGTGGTGGTCCAAGTTCCCTCATGATCACAG GTGGACTCCCACAGCTACTAATGGCCTGGAGTTGAACTTCTGCAGGAATCCAGACGGGGATCGTATCGGGCCGTGGTGCTACACCACTGACCCAGAACGACGCTACGAAAGCTGCAATATCCCCCACTGCAAAGATG AGGTGTGTATCACATGTAACGGAGAGGACTACAGAGGCCAAGTTGACCACACTGTGAGTGGCAGGGAGTGTCAGAGATGGGACCAGCAGTACCctcaccaacacatctaccagcCCGAAAA GTATCCCGATAAGAGTTTGGATGATAACTACTGCCGTAATCCAGATGCCTCGCCAGTCCCCTGGTGTTACACTACAGACCccgaggtggagagagagagctgtgagaTCAGCAAGTGCA ctgTGGTTCCAAAGAAACGGCACCGTTCCAGCTACACCACTAACTGTTTTCGTGGCCGCGGGGAGGATTACCgggggaaagtgaatgagacgACATCGGGGATCCCCTGTCAGCGGTGGGATGCCCAGGAACCTCATGAGCATCCCTTCTATCCAAATACATATGAATGCAA GGGTTTGGAGGAGAACTACTGTCGTAACCCAGATGGATCGGAGGCTCCCTGGTGCTTCACATCTGAGCCCACAATGAGGACTGCCTTCTGCTTACAGATCAAACGCTGTGCAGATGACATTGAAGCTGAGG ATTGCTaccatgaaaatggaaaaaactaCAGGGGCATGGTTCGCAAAACTCGTAAGGGTATCACCTGCCAGAAATGGAACGTTAACACACCTCACCAAACAAA GATAAACCCAAAGACACACCCTGAGGCCAATCTGACAGAAAACTACTGTCGTAACCCAGATGAAGACCAGCATGGACCTTGGTGCTACACCACTGACCCCAAAACTGAGTTTGACTACTGCGCCATCAAACAATGTG CTGGAGAGAAAGTGTCCATGATTGAATCAGCAG AGCAGCCGCAGTTTAATGAGTGCGGGAAGAGAGATGATCGTCCTCCCCCAATGATGCTGCGCATTGTAAATGGGGTTCCTGGGAACTCGCCGTGGACAGTGAGCCTCAGAGACAG GAAGGGGAACCATTTCTGTGGAGGATCCCTGATTAACCCCAAATGGGTGATCAGCACCAAGCAGTGTTTCTCCTCCTG CTACGTGGACCTCCCAGGATACTCAGCCAGGATGGGAACATTGTTCCGTGATCCCCAGGAAGGAGAGCCTGATGTGCAAACCATCCCTCTCACCAAGATCGTCTGCGGACCCTCTGAATCTCAGCTGGTCATGCTTCAACTGGCATA CCCTGCCCAATTTAATGAGCGGGTTTCTCCGATCTGCCTTCCTCCTGAACGCTACATTGTAGCAGAGGGGACACCCTGTGAGATTGCTGGATGGGGTGAGACTAAAG gcaCCGGAGACGAGACTGTCCTCAATGTGGCCCAGATACCAGTTCTTAGTAACAAGGAATGCAACAAATACTTTCGGGGTCGCGTGCGAGAGAACGAGATGTGCACCAGCTCTTTCCAGGGTGGTGTGGGTGCCTGTGAG AGAGACTACGGCGGACCTCTTGCTTGTCAGAACAGTGACTGCTGGGTGCTTGAGGGCGTGATCATCCCCATGAGGCGCTGCGGACACCCAGGCCAGCCCAACATCTTCATCCGAGTCTCTGTGTATGTGGATTGGATCAAGAAGGTCATGGAAATGACTTAG